A genomic stretch from Falco naumanni isolate bFalNau1 chromosome 4, bFalNau1.pat, whole genome shotgun sequence includes:
- the LOC121088111 gene encoding acyl-coenzyme A synthetase ACSM3, mitochondrial-like isoform X6, translated as MRKFIKSWIPQCLWILRSPCRLFHGCSRLLTSQIISYYDAINQCKKERPEYFNFASDVLDEWSRLEKDGKQPANPAFWWVNDEGEEVKWSFEELGFLSRKAANVLSEVCGLQRGDRVKVVLPRVPEWWLLNIACMRTGIVFIPGTSQLTAKDILYRLQASKAKCIITNDTLAPAVESVMHECQFLKSKLIVAKGSRDGWLNLKELLAVTSADHKCVKTKSHDPMLIYFTSGSTGFPKMVVHSHSSYGIGFATSGRYWMNLTPSDIMWNTSDTGWVKSAWSSVFAPWICGSCVFVHNMPQFKSSLIAETLSRYPITVFCTAPTAYRMLVQHDLSRKKTPTSSGTDKPRYLQW; from the exons ATGAGAAAATTTATTAAATCATGGATTCCTCAGTGTCTGTGGATTCTCAGGTCACCTTGCAGATTATTCCATGGATGCAGCAGGCTTCTGACATCTCAGATTATTTCATATTATGATGCTATAAACCAGTGCAAAAAGGAACGGCCAGAGTATTTCAACTTTGCAAGTGATGTCTTAGATGAGTGGTCACGACTGGAAAAg GATGGAAAACAACCAGCAAATCCGGCTTTTTGGTGGGTAAATGATGAGGGAGAGGAGGTGAAGTGGAGCTTTGAAGAGTTGGGATTTCTGTCAAGGAAAGCAGCTAATGTACTTTCTGAGGTGTGTGGTTTGCAGAGAGGAGACAGAGTTAAAGTAGTTCTGCCTCGTGTTCCTGAATGGTGGCTACTGAACATAGCCTGTATGCGAACAG gAATTGTCTTTATTCCAGGAACATCCCAATTAACAGCCAAAGACATCTTATACCGACTCCAGGCTTCAAAGGCCAAGTGCATCATTACTAATGATACACTGGCACCTGCAGTGGAATCTGTCATGCACGAGTGCcagtttctgaaaagcaaactaATTGTAGCCAAAGGGAGCAGAGATGGGTGGTTGAACCTCAAAGAACTCCTTGC GGTGACATCTGCTGACCATAAATGTGTCAAGACAAAGAGTCATGACCCAATGCTGATCTATTTTACTAGTGGAAGTACAGGCTTTCCAAAAATGGTGGTGCACTCCCACAGCAGTTATGGCATCGGATTTGCAACCAGTGGCAG GTACTGGATGAATTTGACTCCTTCAGATATAATGTGGAATACCTCTGATACTGGCTGGGTAAAATCAGCTTGGAGCAGTGTTTTTGCACCGTGGATCTGTGGATCGTGTGTCTTTGTACACAATATGCCACAGTTTAAATCATCACTTATTGCTGAG ACTCTCTCAAGATATCCCATTACTGTCTTTTGCACTGCTCCCACTGCCTACCGCATGCTGGTCCAACATGATCTGAGCAG aaaaaaaacccctacttCCAGTGGCACAGATAAACCACGTTATCTTCAGTGGTAA
- the LOC121088111 gene encoding acyl-coenzyme A synthetase ACSM3, mitochondrial-like isoform X5 — MRKFIKSWIPQCLWILRSPCRLFHGCSRLLTSQIISYYDAINQCKKERPEYFNFASDVLDEWSRLEKDGKQPANPAFWWVNDEGEEVKWSFEELGFLSRKAANVLSEVCGLQRGDRVKVVLPRVPEWWLLNIACMRTGIVFIPGTSQLTAKDILYRLQASKAKCIITNDTLAPAVESVMHECQFLKSKLIVAKGSRDGWLNLKELLAVTSADHKCVKTKSHDPMLIYFTSGSTGFPKMVVHSHSSYGIGFATSGRYWMNLTPSDIMWNTSDTGWVKSAWSSVFAPWICGSCVFVHNMPQFKSSLIAETLSRYPITVFCTAPTAYRMLVQHDLSSYKFMSLKHCVSGGEPLNPEVMAKWKTQTGLDIYEGYGQTETVTICANMKGMKIKPGSLGKAVPPYDVQIIDDHGAILPVGEEGNIAVRVQPTRPFCLFSEYLEQTDWQSRTSTGRTAT; from the exons ATGAGAAAATTTATTAAATCATGGATTCCTCAGTGTCTGTGGATTCTCAGGTCACCTTGCAGATTATTCCATGGATGCAGCAGGCTTCTGACATCTCAGATTATTTCATATTATGATGCTATAAACCAGTGCAAAAAGGAACGGCCAGAGTATTTCAACTTTGCAAGTGATGTCTTAGATGAGTGGTCACGACTGGAAAAg GATGGAAAACAACCAGCAAATCCGGCTTTTTGGTGGGTAAATGATGAGGGAGAGGAGGTGAAGTGGAGCTTTGAAGAGTTGGGATTTCTGTCAAGGAAAGCAGCTAATGTACTTTCTGAGGTGTGTGGTTTGCAGAGAGGAGACAGAGTTAAAGTAGTTCTGCCTCGTGTTCCTGAATGGTGGCTACTGAACATAGCCTGTATGCGAACAG gAATTGTCTTTATTCCAGGAACATCCCAATTAACAGCCAAAGACATCTTATACCGACTCCAGGCTTCAAAGGCCAAGTGCATCATTACTAATGATACACTGGCACCTGCAGTGGAATCTGTCATGCACGAGTGCcagtttctgaaaagcaaactaATTGTAGCCAAAGGGAGCAGAGATGGGTGGTTGAACCTCAAAGAACTCCTTGC GGTGACATCTGCTGACCATAAATGTGTCAAGACAAAGAGTCATGACCCAATGCTGATCTATTTTACTAGTGGAAGTACAGGCTTTCCAAAAATGGTGGTGCACTCCCACAGCAGTTATGGCATCGGATTTGCAACCAGTGGCAG GTACTGGATGAATTTGACTCCTTCAGATATAATGTGGAATACCTCTGATACTGGCTGGGTAAAATCAGCTTGGAGCAGTGTTTTTGCACCGTGGATCTGTGGATCGTGTGTCTTTGTACACAATATGCCACAGTTTAAATCATCACTTATTGCTGAG ACTCTCTCAAGATATCCCATTACTGTCTTTTGCACTGCTCCCACTGCCTACCGCATGCTGGTCCAACATGATCTGAGCAG CTACAAGTTCATGAGTCTGAAACACTGTGTATCTGGAGGGGAACCACTCAATCCTGAAGTGATGGCAAAGTGGAAAACCCAGACGGGGCTGGATATCTATGAAGGTTATGGCCAGACTGAAACA GTGACAATATGTGCCAAtatgaaaggaatgaaaattaaaccTGGCTCTTTGGGAAAAGCTGTTCCCCCTTATGATGTGCAG ATCATAGATGACCATGGGGCTATTCTGCCTGTGGGAGAAGAAGGCAACATTGCCGTCCGAGTTCAACCAACAAGACCATTCTGTCTGTTCTCTGAGTACTTG
- the PDILT gene encoding protein disulfide-isomerase-like protein of the testis → MKTQHFFLLPLLFCTGFPAADIISPNKSNPKKARLPKIKKENNVLLLKKSNFDRALNETKYLLVEFYVSLPQSSRNLSEEFAKAAQQLKKEAPRIQFGKMDVTHQPDLRKEFNIQEFPTVKFFVDGSKKDPIDCKGVRQASAFITWVKRRTGPSTVLINSTDQAEAIINADDLAVIGFFKELHNDTVEVFCETARDVPEMPFGMTASEDIHANYGIQRNTLVVFKKGKPVHNEVLEDGRQNKLDLMRLIKTFSLDLVTEYNLETSLKIFDVPVENHILLFTPTNSETFSAIYENYKSAAVEFRGKIMFVLVNTNETRNGRVFEYFRIRDVDIPAVRILNLTSNAMYKMPADEVTVENLKEFCQSYLNGKAKLHLSSEEIPEDWDKMPVKVLVGKNFNSIVFNKTMTVFVMFYAPWSYDCRKLLPIWDKLGEQYASHKDIIIAKIDITANDILSIGSGRYPFFRLFPAGPDHQEVVYTGEHTLEAFSEFLEEQSKRKAEPGEKEPLGGIKEDLSQRETVITEKEEL, encoded by the exons ATGAAGacacaacattttttccttctaccaTTATTGTTTTGCACAGGTTTCCCAGCAGCGGACATCATAAGCCCAAACAAATCAAATCCAAAGAAAGCCAGACTCCCCAAAATAAAGAAGGAGAACAACGTACTCCTGCTGAAAAAGAGCAACTTTGACAGAGCGCTGAATGAAACTAAGTATCTGCTGGTGGAGTTCT ATGTTTCTTTACCTCAGTCATCTCGGAATTTGTCTGAAGAATTCGCTAAGGCTGCACAACAGCTTAAAAAAGAAGCTCCAAGAATCCAATTTGGCAAAATGGATGTCACACACCAACCTGATTTGAGAAAAGAATTTAATATTCAAGAATTTCCTACAGTGAAATTTTTTGTGGATGGCAGCAAGAAAGATCCCATAGATTGCAAAG GAGTCAGACAAGCCTCAGCCTTTATTACATGGGTGAAAAGAAGAACAGGACCTAGCACTGTTTTAATCAACTCCACTGATCAGGCTGAAGCCATCATAAATGCTGACGATTTGGCAGTGATTGGCTTTTTTAAG GAACTTCACAATGACACTGTGGAAGTCTTCTGTGAGACGGCAAGAGACGTGCCAGAGATGCCTTTTGGGATGACAGCCAGCGAGGACATCCATGCCAACTATGGCATCCAAAGGAACACTCTTGTTGTGTTTAAGAAG GGAAAACCTGTGCATAATGAAGTGCTTGAAGATGGCAGACAGAACAAACTGGATCTAATGAGGCTAATCAAAACCTTTAGCTTGGACTTGGTCACTGAATATAATCTTGAG ACATCTCTGAAGATTTTTGATGTCCCTGTTGAAAACCACATCCTGCTGTTCACCCCAACGAACTCGGAGACATTCAGTGCAATTTATGAAAACTACAAGTCTGCTGCTGTGGAATTTAGAGGAAAG ATAATGTTTGTCTTGGTGAACACTAATGAAACAAGGAATGGACGAGTTTTTGAATATTTTCGCATCAGGGACGTTGACATTCCTGCCGTGAGAATTCTAAATCTGACAAGCAATGCAATGTATAAAATGCCTGCAGATGAGGTGACTGTGGAGAACCTAAAAGAATTTTGCCAGAGCTACctaaatggaaaagcaaag CTACATCTCTCTAGTGAAGAAATTCCAGAGGATTGGGACAAGATGCCTGTCAAAGTGCTTGTTGGGAAGAATTTCAACAGCATTGTCTTCAATAAGACCATGACTGTGTTTGTTATGTTTT aTGCTCCTTGGTCCTATGACTGCAGAAAACTCCTGCCAATCTGGGATAAGCTAGGAGAGCAATATGCAAGCCACAAAGACATAATCATTGCAAAGATAGATATCACAGCAAATGACATCCTGTCCATTGGATCAGGTCGCTATCCGTTCTTCAGACTCTTTCCTGCTGGACCAGATCACCAG GAGGTGGTCTACACTGGGGAACACACCCTGGAGGCATTTTCTGAATTCTTAGAAgaacaaagcaagagaaaggcagaacCAGGAGAGAAG gaacctTTGGGAGGAATCAAAGAAGATCTCAGCCAAAGAGAGACTGTAataacagagaaagaagaactTTAA